A genomic window from Oceanobacillus timonensis includes:
- a CDS encoding ABC transporter substrate-binding protein produces MRKLLFVFMTASVLILAACSDSSSDEIETIVFADAGWDSVNVHNYIAGTIIEEGYGYETDITSGSTPATMQGLSDGDIQVNMEVWTDNIRELYEELTEAGDIETLSVNFDDNDQGIYVPAYVIEGDPERGIEPLAPDLKTVEDLKNYPEVFEDPEDPGKGRLINAPSGWEVEQAINAKFDFYGLDESFNNFSPGSDSAIITDLARAYEAGEGWVGYYWSPTAITAKYDLVLLEEEPYDEEVWEESRGTEFPPNDVVISVHPDFPEQAPEVTEFLEQYETSSALTEEALEYMDENGASTEEAAIWWMQEHEDIWTEWVSEDIAQDVLDSLE; encoded by the coding sequence ATGAGAAAATTATTATTTGTATTCATGACTGCATCTGTTCTTATTTTAGCTGCTTGCAGTGATTCATCCAGTGATGAAATTGAAACAATTGTTTTTGCTGATGCCGGCTGGGACAGCGTGAATGTACATAATTATATTGCCGGTACGATCATTGAAGAAGGATATGGCTATGAAACAGACATCACTTCGGGTTCGACCCCGGCAACCATGCAAGGGTTAAGTGATGGAGATATTCAAGTCAATATGGAGGTCTGGACAGATAATATCCGGGAGCTTTATGAAGAGCTAACAGAAGCAGGAGATATTGAAACATTATCGGTGAACTTTGATGATAACGATCAAGGTATTTACGTCCCTGCTTATGTGATTGAAGGCGATCCGGAAAGAGGGATTGAACCGCTTGCGCCGGACTTGAAAACCGTAGAGGACTTAAAGAATTATCCAGAAGTATTTGAAGACCCGGAAGATCCCGGTAAGGGCCGTTTAATTAATGCTCCAAGCGGCTGGGAAGTAGAACAGGCGATTAATGCAAAATTTGATTTTTACGGACTTGATGAATCATTTAATAATTTTAGTCCAGGATCTGATTCAGCTATTATTACAGATTTAGCGCGCGCTTATGAAGCAGGAGAAGGCTGGGTTGGCTATTACTGGTCTCCTACTGCGATTACAGCAAAATATGACTTGGTTCTATTAGAGGAAGAGCCTTATGATGAAGAAGTTTGGGAAGAATCCAGAGGGACAGAATTCCCTCCAAACGATGTTGTTATTTCCGTTCATCCGGATTTTCCGGAACAGGCGCCAGAAGTTACCGAGTTTCTGGAGCAATATGAAACTAGCAGTGCCCTGACGGAAGAAGCATTGGAATATATGGATGAAAATGGCGCTTCCACCGAAGAAGCTGCTATATGGTGGATGCAAGAACATGAAGATATTTGGACAGAATGGGTTTCTGAAGACATTGCCCAAGATGTGCTTGATTCATTGGAATAG
- a CDS encoding DNA-directed RNA polymerase subunit beta gives MTKNPSSQHTSPKAGQESAAASEEQAVQQEISRKTEKKEKQQRKWEAKRNRPRLRIFPIWLRIIVILIFAAAAFVIGLMIGFAVLGDGSPLDVLRLETWQHIIDIVNKTD, from the coding sequence ATGACTAAAAATCCATCTTCACAGCATACCTCACCCAAAGCTGGACAAGAGTCAGCTGCAGCCAGTGAGGAACAAGCAGTACAACAGGAAATTTCCAGAAAGACAGAAAAGAAAGAAAAACAACAGCGTAAATGGGAAGCGAAACGCAACAGACCAAGGTTGCGTATTTTTCCAATCTGGTTACGGATTATCGTTATTTTGATATTTGCCGCAGCTGCTTTCGTTATTGGATTAATGATTGGCTTTGCGGTACTTGGTGATGGTTCTCCGCTGGATGTTTTACGCTTAGAGACGTGGCAGCATATTATTGATATCGTGAATAAAACAGACTAA
- the fabZ gene encoding 3-hydroxyacyl-ACP dehydratase FabZ — translation MDIQQIKEVLPHRYPFLLVDQVKEIDEGKKVTAIKNVTANEPFFPGHFPDYPVMPGVLILEALAQTGAIAVLGIEENKGKIGLLAGVDKCRFKQQVKPGDQLELTVEIIRMKGPIGKGKGTATVNGKVACEAEITFAIK, via the coding sequence ATGGATATTCAACAAATTAAAGAAGTTCTTCCACACCGTTATCCGTTTTTATTAGTAGATCAAGTAAAAGAAATAGATGAAGGCAAAAAAGTCACAGCCATCAAAAATGTCACTGCGAACGAACCTTTTTTCCCGGGTCATTTCCCGGACTATCCGGTCATGCCAGGCGTTCTCATTTTAGAAGCCCTTGCTCAAACTGGAGCTATTGCTGTTTTAGGCATTGAAGAAAACAAAGGCAAAATCGGCCTGTTGGCAGGCGTAGACAAATGCCGCTTCAAACAACAAGTAAAACCGGGAGATCAGCTGGAACTGACCGTTGAAATTATCCGGATGAAAGGACCAATCGGCAAAGGAAAAGGCACGGCAACGGTTAATGGGAAAGTAGCTTGTGAAGCAGAAATCACCTTTGCGATAAAATAA
- a CDS encoding quaternary amine ABC transporter ATP-binding protein → MTVQIQVKNVSKIFGSKPKSAIPLIKKGLSKDEILKKTNHTVGVYDATFDIHKGEVFVIMGLSGSGKSTLIRCFNLLNKPTDGSIIIDGEDITKSSREDLKRIRQEKIAMVFQHFGLFSHRSILANVEYGLEVRNVPKEKRQDMAMQNIETVGLKGYENKYPDELSGGMQQRVGLARALTNDPDILLMDEPFSALDPLIRREMQLELLDIQERLQKTIIFITHDVNEAFRIGDRVAVMKDGHVEQVGTPEEIIADPANDYISDFIKDIDRSKVFQASHIMTKPNALVSNKDGLNVAVKEMRENGISSVFVVDRSRRLQGIVTIDDAMQGIKDHQSLNDVLREDITIVQEEEYINDLIPKALESSFPLAVVNEEQKLVGYILRVHVLSGLTSDDVTESEEYVY, encoded by the coding sequence ATGACTGTACAAATTCAAGTGAAAAATGTATCTAAAATATTTGGTTCCAAGCCAAAATCTGCTATTCCTTTGATTAAAAAGGGACTGTCTAAAGATGAAATTTTAAAGAAAACCAATCATACAGTCGGTGTCTATGATGCCACTTTTGATATCCATAAGGGCGAGGTTTTTGTCATCATGGGGCTTTCGGGAAGTGGTAAATCCACCTTAATCCGCTGCTTCAATCTGCTAAACAAACCGACAGACGGCTCGATTATCATCGATGGGGAAGATATTACGAAAAGCAGCCGGGAAGATTTGAAGAGAATCCGTCAAGAAAAAATCGCTATGGTCTTTCAACATTTCGGCCTGTTCAGCCACCGATCTATTTTAGCAAATGTAGAGTACGGTCTGGAAGTTCGTAATGTGCCAAAAGAAAAGCGTCAAGATATGGCTATGCAAAATATTGAAACGGTTGGTTTAAAAGGTTATGAAAATAAATACCCGGATGAATTATCCGGCGGCATGCAGCAGCGTGTCGGTTTAGCACGCGCACTTACCAATGACCCGGACATTCTATTAATGGATGAGCCTTTTAGTGCACTTGACCCATTGATTCGCCGGGAAATGCAGCTTGAGTTATTAGATATCCAAGAACGACTGCAAAAGACCATTATCTTTATTACCCATGATGTAAATGAAGCCTTCCGGATTGGTGACCGCGTCGCCGTGATGAAGGACGGGCATGTGGAACAGGTTGGAACACCTGAAGAAATAATTGCAGATCCAGCCAATGATTATATTTCTGATTTCATTAAAGATATTGATCGTTCGAAAGTGTTCCAGGCAAGCCATATTATGACCAAGCCAAATGCGCTTGTATCGAATAAAGATGGCTTGAATGTCGCAGTGAAGGAAATGCGGGAGAATGGTATCTCCAGTGTGTTTGTCGTTGACCGTTCCAGACGGTTGCAGGGGATTGTTACGATTGATGATGCGATGCAGGGGATTAAAGATCATCAATCCCTGAACGATGTATTACGGGAAGATATTACAATTGTTCAAGAGGAAGAATATATTAATGATTTAATTCCAAAAGCATTGGAATCCAGCTTCCCGTTAGCTGTTGTGAACGAAGAACAGAAGCTGGTCGGTTATATTCTGCGTGTTCATGTACTATCCGGACTTACTTCCGATGATGTAACTGAAAGCGAAGAATATGTATACTAA
- a CDS encoding ABC transporter permease, translating into MIRFPDITFEAGKYVDDFVSFLADNLEALFDFIFFITSRSISGLTDFLMFIPWWLFIIIIFLLGWYFKSLFSGILYGIFIFLIGTFGLWEEMMITISIILTAVIICLIIGIPLGVAMAFNKWVSAILRPILDAMQTMPSFVYLIPAIFFFGLGNVSAIFATLIYSLPPVIRLTDLAIRGVDKEVVESAQSFGSSRWQTLSKVQLPQALPTIMAGVNQTTMMALAMVVIASMVGASGLGEQVLVSINRIDIALGFEAGISIVFLAIIIDRITNGIAEKVQRRGGKK; encoded by the coding sequence ATGATTCGTTTTCCGGATATTACTTTCGAAGCCGGGAAGTATGTTGACGATTTTGTCAGCTTTCTTGCCGATAACTTAGAAGCTTTATTTGATTTTATATTTTTTATTACATCCAGGTCCATCAGTGGACTGACTGATTTTCTTATGTTTATTCCATGGTGGCTGTTTATTATCATCATCTTTTTACTGGGATGGTATTTTAAATCGCTTTTCTCTGGTATTTTATACGGCATATTTATATTTCTCATTGGAACATTTGGACTTTGGGAAGAAATGATGATTACGATTTCGATTATTTTAACCGCCGTTATTATTTGTTTGATTATCGGAATTCCGCTCGGCGTCGCAATGGCATTCAATAAATGGGTTTCCGCCATCCTGCGTCCAATTCTTGATGCGATGCAGACCATGCCCAGTTTCGTTTATTTAATCCCAGCGATTTTCTTCTTTGGGTTAGGTAATGTCTCTGCTATTTTTGCAACATTAATCTATTCCTTGCCGCCTGTTATCCGTTTAACAGACTTAGCTATTCGCGGGGTAGACAAAGAAGTGGTCGAGTCAGCGCAATCTTTCGGTTCTTCCAGATGGCAGACCTTATCGAAAGTTCAATTGCCGCAAGCTTTACCAACAATTATGGCCGGTGTAAACCAGACTACTATGATGGCATTAGCCATGGTTGTTATCGCATCTATGGTCGGGGCTTCCGGTCTTGGAGAGCAAGTACTGGTATCCATTAACCGGATTGATATTGCACTTGGTTTCGAAGCTGGTATTAGTATCGTATTCCTGGCGATTATTATTGACCGTATTACGAACGGAATCGCTGAAAAAGTACAACGTCGTGGAGGGAAGAAATAA
- a CDS encoding efflux RND transporter periplasmic adaptor subunit produces the protein MKKRIGAIGLVLMLLFLAACTEDDNESAEETQEEGVTSVQAEEIEKGDLTRERTFHARLEASGMTPVMIEQPLEVDALEVNIGDTVEEDETIATLTLDGNTQSVDAPEAGEIIQIQAEEGENIDPEEPFIMIADTDEWKATGNASESILNLLNIEDEVTVTVSGEEKTGTVTNMDKVPDDTGLYPVTAALEAGDASFVSGAAAKIAVNETVESDALLVPTEAVVENAGESFLFVVTDEDTAEQREISVVTMQSQQTAIEGDVEAGEEIVITGQSGLEDGDAVEVVKGE, from the coding sequence ATGAAAAAACGTATTGGAGCAATTGGATTGGTGCTTATGCTGCTTTTTTTAGCGGCATGTACAGAAGACGACAATGAATCTGCGGAAGAAACGCAGGAGGAGGGGGTAACTTCTGTACAAGCAGAGGAGATTGAGAAAGGGGACCTGACGCGGGAAAGAACATTCCACGCTCGGCTGGAAGCTTCCGGGATGACCCCGGTGATGATAGAACAACCTTTGGAAGTGGATGCGCTGGAAGTGAACATCGGTGATACAGTAGAAGAAGATGAAACCATTGCCACATTGACGCTGGATGGCAATACACAATCTGTAGATGCACCAGAGGCTGGGGAAATCATTCAAATTCAGGCAGAGGAAGGAGAGAATATCGATCCAGAAGAACCTTTTATTATGATTGCTGATACGGATGAATGGAAAGCAACCGGAAATGCTTCAGAGAGTATACTTAATCTTTTAAATATAGAGGACGAAGTGACTGTCACTGTAAGTGGAGAAGAAAAAACAGGGACGGTTACCAATATGGATAAAGTGCCGGATGATACAGGATTATACCCGGTTACTGCTGCATTGGAGGCAGGAGATGCATCGTTTGTTTCCGGAGCGGCTGCTAAAATAGCAGTGAATGAAACCGTGGAATCAGATGCGCTTCTTGTACCGACAGAAGCCGTTGTAGAAAATGCAGGAGAATCCTTTCTATTTGTTGTTACAGATGAAGATACAGCAGAACAGCGAGAGATTTCTGTGGTTACGATGCAATCGCAGCAAACAGCAATAGAAGGAGATGTGGAAGCAGGAGAAGAAATTGTGATAACAGGACAGTCGGGACTAGAAGACGGCGATGCTGTCGAAGTCGTGAAAGGGGAATAG
- a CDS encoding flagellar hook-basal body protein, producing the protein MLRGLYGAASGMMTQQRQQEALSNNIANANTPGYKADQTAIRAFPELLIQQSGGQNTIPTTQGGFNPSDSRPLGGMNTGVYVQETIPRFSQGDITESGLPTDVAIQQREVPDENGAIFFAVQNGDGDVRYTRNGNFTIDADGYLVTSQGNYVLDENGENIQTNGTVDTITPEGVIPTADGDTALGMQYVADVNTLTKEGNDLFDGDAEAVPAEAAFALQQGALEQSNVNTEQTMADMMDAYRLFESNQRVLRVYDESLGKAVTEVGRLT; encoded by the coding sequence GTGTTAAGAGGTTTATATGGAGCAGCGAGCGGAATGATGACGCAGCAGCGGCAGCAGGAGGCATTGTCTAATAATATTGCCAACGCTAATACGCCGGGCTACAAAGCCGATCAGACAGCAATTCGGGCTTTTCCGGAATTATTGATTCAGCAAAGCGGCGGTCAGAACACCATTCCCACAACACAAGGAGGATTCAATCCTTCTGATTCGCGCCCATTAGGCGGAATGAATACAGGCGTATATGTGCAAGAAACGATACCCCGCTTTTCCCAGGGAGATATCACGGAATCGGGATTGCCAACAGATGTTGCGATTCAGCAAAGAGAGGTTCCTGACGAAAATGGTGCCATTTTTTTCGCCGTTCAGAACGGTGATGGAGATGTCCGCTATACACGAAATGGGAATTTCACAATTGATGCAGACGGTTACCTTGTGACCAGTCAAGGAAATTATGTTTTGGATGAGAACGGCGAAAATATTCAGACGAACGGAACCGTTGATACAATAACCCCGGAAGGCGTCATTCCGACAGCGGACGGAGATACTGCACTCGGTATGCAATATGTAGCGGACGTAAACACATTAACGAAGGAAGGCAATGACCTTTTCGATGGTGATGCAGAAGCGGTACCTGCAGAAGCAGCATTTGCATTGCAACAGGGCGCATTAGAACAATCCAATGTAAACACGGAACAGACAATGGCGGATATGATGGATGCGTATCGCTTATTTGAGAGTAATCAACGTGTTTTGCGGGTATATGATGAAAGTCTGGGTAAGGCTGTTACAGAAGTTGGCCGATTAACGTAA
- a CDS encoding rod shape-determining protein yields MFSRDIGIDLGTANVLIHVKGKGIVLNEPSVVAMDKNTNRVLEVGEEARRMVGRTPGNIEAMRPLKDGVIADFDVTEAMLRYFINKINVKGVLSKPRMLICCPTNITKVEQKAIKEAAEKSGGKRVYLEEEPKVAAVGAGMDIYQPSGNMVVDIGGGTTDVAVLSMGGIVTSQSIKMAGDKFDWDILQYIKKQYKLLIGERTAEDIKINVATVFPDSRHESMDIRGRDMVSGLPRTITIESEEIQKALVESVELIVQAAKQVLEQTPPELSADIIDRGVILTGGGALLHGVDKLLAEELKVPIFIAEDPMDCVAKGTGIMLENIDKIEKRSVN; encoded by the coding sequence ATGTTTTCCAGAGATATTGGGATTGATCTTGGTACCGCAAATGTATTGATACACGTAAAAGGAAAAGGGATCGTTTTAAATGAGCCATCTGTTGTCGCGATGGATAAGAATACAAACCGCGTACTCGAGGTGGGAGAAGAAGCCCGTCGTATGGTTGGACGTACACCGGGAAATATAGAAGCGATGCGCCCATTGAAAGACGGTGTAATCGCTGATTTTGATGTAACGGAAGCAATGTTAAGATATTTTATAAATAAAATTAACGTAAAAGGTGTATTATCGAAGCCCAGAATGTTAATTTGCTGCCCGACGAATATTACGAAAGTCGAGCAAAAAGCAATTAAAGAAGCAGCGGAAAAATCTGGCGGAAAACGCGTATACTTAGAAGAAGAGCCTAAAGTAGCTGCAGTTGGTGCCGGAATGGATATTTATCAGCCAAGTGGAAACATGGTCGTTGATATTGGTGGTGGTACAACGGACGTGGCTGTATTGTCCATGGGCGGTATTGTTACTTCCCAATCCATTAAAATGGCCGGAGATAAGTTTGATTGGGATATTCTTCAATATATTAAAAAACAATATAAACTGCTTATTGGTGAACGGACAGCAGAAGATATAAAAATCAATGTAGCAACCGTATTTCCGGACTCACGCCATGAATCCATGGATATCCGAGGTCGTGACATGGTATCCGGACTGCCAAGAACAATAACGATTGAATCTGAAGAAATACAGAAGGCGTTAGTGGAATCCGTGGAACTTATCGTTCAAGCGGCCAAACAAGTTCTGGAGCAAACTCCACCGGAACTATCAGCAGATATCATTGACAGAGGAGTTATTCTGACTGGTGGCGGCGCACTGTTGCATGGCGTAGATAAATTGTTAGCGGAAGAGCTGAAGGTTCCTATTTTTATCGCAGAGGACCCAATGGATTGTGTCGCAAAAGGAACAGGGATTATGCTTGAGAACATTGATAAAATTGAAAAAAGAAGCGTGAATTGA
- a CDS encoding hydantoinase/oxoprolinase N-terminal domain-containing protein, giving the protein MSTYRIGIDVGGTHTDAVLLNQDNQVISETKSSTTEDVATGIYTAMHEVIAMANVSPQDIRYAMLGTTHCTNAIVERKGLNKMAAVRIGAPATLAVKPLVGVPDDLRETLGKHVYLVRGGHEFDGREIVDLDEDHLYKIANEVKGAVDSIAITSVFSPVSSHHEERAKEIFQEVLGEDIAISLSAEIGSVGLLERENATILNASVIRVAKTAADGFIQALKNEKVDANVFFGQNDGTLMSVDYAVRYPIFTVACGPTNSLRGASYLGGLSNAIVVDVGGTTSDVGVLINSFPRESSLEVEIGGARTNFRMPDLTSIGLGGGTIIRVKENGAFTIGPDSVGYLLSEKALIFGGDTLTTTDVAVALGKVDLGDASKVAHLDKALLHQIYEKMVELVEEAIDKMKTSADPIPVILVGGGSILLPTELKGAETVIRPKHSGVANAIGSAISQVSGQVERIYILDEVGRENALESAKTEAKSAAVHAGADTNSLVIVDIEDVPLAYLPGNATRVRVKAAGELNRNI; this is encoded by the coding sequence ATGAGTACGTATCGTATTGGAATTGACGTTGGCGGAACACATACGGATGCTGTTTTGCTCAATCAAGATAATCAAGTCATTTCGGAAACAAAATCATCAACGACAGAGGACGTTGCGACAGGGATTTATACAGCTATGCATGAAGTCATTGCAATGGCGAATGTTTCCCCGCAGGATATCCGTTATGCCATGCTTGGGACAACCCATTGTACAAATGCGATTGTGGAAAGAAAAGGATTAAATAAAATGGCAGCCGTACGTATTGGTGCTCCTGCGACATTAGCCGTAAAACCATTAGTCGGCGTACCAGACGATCTCCGGGAAACACTCGGAAAACACGTCTATCTTGTGCGTGGCGGGCATGAATTTGATGGCAGAGAAATTGTGGATTTGGATGAAGATCATTTGTATAAGATTGCTAATGAAGTAAAAGGAGCGGTCGATTCGATTGCGATTACGTCTGTTTTCTCTCCAGTTTCATCACATCATGAAGAGAGAGCAAAAGAAATTTTCCAAGAGGTATTAGGAGAAGATATTGCGATTTCTTTGTCTGCTGAAATCGGTTCTGTAGGCTTGTTGGAGAGAGAAAACGCAACAATTCTGAATGCATCAGTCATCCGCGTGGCGAAAACAGCAGCAGATGGATTTATTCAGGCTTTAAAAAATGAAAAAGTGGACGCAAACGTATTTTTTGGACAAAATGATGGGACGTTAATGTCGGTCGATTATGCTGTTCGCTATCCAATATTTACCGTTGCTTGCGGTCCGACAAATTCATTACGCGGTGCTTCGTATTTAGGCGGCTTGTCCAATGCGATTGTGGTGGATGTGGGCGGTACCACATCAGACGTTGGCGTATTAATCAATTCTTTCCCGCGGGAATCTTCTTTAGAGGTAGAGATTGGCGGAGCGAGAACGAATTTTCGGATGCCTGATTTAACTTCCATTGGACTTGGCGGGGGAACGATTATCCGTGTAAAAGAAAACGGAGCATTTACGATCGGACCAGACAGTGTTGGTTATCTCTTGTCTGAGAAAGCCCTGATTTTTGGTGGAGATACGCTAACCACAACAGACGTAGCTGTAGCTCTAGGCAAAGTGGATCTTGGTGATGCTTCAAAAGTTGCTCATTTGGATAAAGCTTTGTTGCATCAAATTTATGAGAAAATGGTAGAACTTGTAGAAGAAGCAATTGATAAAATGAAAACATCAGCAGATCCCATCCCCGTGATTCTTGTTGGCGGAGGAAGCATCCTGCTGCCAACGGAATTAAAAGGTGCTGAAACGGTGATTCGTCCAAAACACTCTGGTGTTGCCAATGCGATTGGCTCTGCCATTTCACAAGTAAGCGGTCAGGTGGAACGTATTTATATACTGGATGAAGTAGGAAGAGAAAATGCGCTGGAATCCGCGAAAACAGAAGCAAAATCAGCAGCTGTTCATGCAGGTGCGGATACAAACAGCCTCGTGATTGTAGATATAGAAGATGTTCCATTAGCTTATTTGCCGGGAAACGCCACACGAGTAAGAGTAAAAGCCGCAGGAGAATTGAATCGAAACATATAA
- a CDS encoding flagellar hook-basal body protein, with the protein MSRMMNQAAVTMNQIQNKLDVIGNNISNNNTTGYKSRQTEFSSLLSQQIDNLNAPENAEGRLTPDGIRVGSGAGLGAIQLNQLQGSAMETDRALDAALTEANTFFQVNRIENGQEETVYTRDGSFFLSPVEGDMVALTTADGHPIIGNDGPIEIQDGFDDIELDDQGQLLVTRGGEQEAEAELAIAEAVRPSALEAEGDNFFTVTEEADIDEIMQAYEGEDAVINPQALEQSNVDLSQAMTDMTAAQRLYQLNSRSITMGDQMSGLVNTIRS; encoded by the coding sequence ATGTCACGCATGATGAATCAAGCAGCAGTAACCATGAACCAGATTCAGAACAAATTGGATGTTATCGGGAATAATATTTCCAATAACAATACAACAGGATATAAAAGCAGACAAACGGAATTTTCCTCCTTGTTGAGCCAGCAAATTGATAATTTAAACGCGCCGGAAAACGCAGAAGGCAGGTTGACCCCTGACGGTATACGTGTAGGAAGCGGCGCAGGACTAGGTGCCATTCAGTTAAACCAGCTGCAGGGAAGTGCGATGGAAACAGATCGTGCTTTGGATGCTGCATTAACAGAAGCGAACACATTCTTTCAAGTAAACCGGATAGAGAACGGTCAGGAAGAAACAGTCTATACCAGAGACGGTTCCTTTTTCCTTTCCCCTGTTGAAGGAGACATGGTGGCCTTGACAACTGCAGATGGTCACCCTATTATCGGTAATGACGGTCCCATTGAAATTCAAGACGGATTTGATGACATCGAATTAGATGACCAGGGGCAATTACTCGTAACTAGAGGCGGCGAGCAGGAAGCAGAAGCAGAACTGGCTATTGCGGAAGCGGTACGGCCCAGCGCTTTGGAAGCAGAAGGAGACAACTTCTTCACAGTCACTGAAGAAGCAGATATAGATGAAATCATGCAAGCATATGAGGGAGAAGACGCTGTGATAAACCCGCAGGCATTGGAACAATCCAATGTGGACTTATCGCAGGCGATGACTGATATGACTGCAGCCCAACGGCTTTATCAATTGAATTCACGCTCTATCACCATGGGCGATCAAATGTCTGGGTTAGTAAACACGATTCGTTCTTAA